Genomic DNA from Longimicrobium sp.:
CCGCGGCGGGCGCCTTCCGGGCCGCGGATGCGCGGGGGGCGGTCGCATGGCTGGCCCGTGGCGGCTCGTACCAGTACCTGCACGTCGTCGAGTACGCGGAAGCCGGCGTGCGGCGGGGCTTTCACGTCCACGCGGACCACACCGAGCACCTCTACGTCTTCCTCGGCTCGCTCCGGCTGCTCGCGCGCAGGGACGGCCAAACGGTGGATCTCGAACTCTCCGCGGGCCACCTGGC
This window encodes:
- a CDS encoding cupin domain-containing protein, with translation MKSYLDGALTVEQLGGDPAAGAFRAADARGAVAWLARGGSYQYLHVVEYAEAGVRRGFHVHADHTEHLYVFLGSLRLLARRDGQTVDLELSAGHLAVMGPGVAHGLIAREPAVAVILGHGSDPVHDVQPVPDLA